The proteins below are encoded in one region of Rana temporaria chromosome 2, aRanTem1.1, whole genome shotgun sequence:
- the LOC120929409 gene encoding fidgetin-like yields the protein MALLKMHWTPEHAQPLTQWPEQHLDVSSTTSSPAHKSDLYQNSRQRLNYAWANDDISALTASNLLKRYAEKYSGVLDSPYERGPLSSYTDGAFGPVNGQKSEIEPWQMPHGAESSYTVNPLHDSLAGSKSGNGHIALGSPTIASGNLPDPLYPGSTCGATNPTSGLVAPQDYTSSYSGTYLSSGYCSQSPAALPPTHPSSLHSSGLQPTHASPALVHGYSSSGTIYNYSSSSYPSQTGYGGMHPTHPSGYLPSGIAAPTPLPPHTTSSRPPVVSGYTYQSSNLAPISVTPLSTEPSGSLKRKAFDMATAEESEGRYRKYSYEQPKTTSESSFQMTDGVPNECRGNGFSRNGETQQVPFKPGKRSTEEDVGKYSAQPIKAMISPTYNEESALRPPEAFGKFTPPVVNGERRNSDQGHMFAQRMHISGMKPPVFRSSSEDQLKNVDPLILEIVNNEIVDCGPPVQWTDIAGHVSVKAAIEEELVWPILRPGAYTGASRPPKSILLFGPSGSGKTLLSRCIATQLGSTLLKLSSATLISKWKNKSEKILQTVFFMASCHQPAVVFISEIDLLLSAHISEDNSHLINLKSQLLSFLDNISTSSDDSIIFIGTSQRPDDIDESAHHRFARRFYIAPPDNLARRQILHHTLAQQNYCLSEREMALLVQHTEGYSGNELIQLCQQAGANHLHGISGQLQPTSYKDFEGAFCKQRAGTSQKQLDLYVEWNKMYGSRH from the exons ATGG ctcTCCTGAAGATGCACTGGACACCAGAGCATGCCCAGCCCCTGACCCAGTGGCCAGAGCAGCACCTTGATGTCTCTTCAACAACTTCATCTCCAGCACACAAATCTGATTTGTACCAGAATAGTCGACAAAGGTTAAACTATGCTTGGGCAAATGATGATATATCAGCACTGACTGCTTCTAACTTGTTAAAAAGATATGCAGAGAAATACTCTGGTGTCTTGGACTCCCCATATGAGCGAGGCCCACTAAGTAGCTATACAGATGGAGCATTTGGCCCTGTGAATGGACAAAAGAGTGAAATTGAACCTTGGCAGATGCCTCATGGGGCAGAAAGCTCATACACTGTAAACCCTCTGCATGATAGTTTGGCTGGTTCCAAATCAGGCAATGGACATATCGCTTTGGGAAGCCCAACTATAGCATCTGGTAACCTTCCAGATCCACTTTATCCTGGTAGTACATGTGGAGCAACCAATCCAACAAGTGGGCTTGTGGCACCACAAGATTATACCTCAAGTTACAGTGGCACATACCTTTCATCTGGATATTGTAGTCAATCCCCTGCAGCACTTCCACCAACCCACCCATCATCTCTGCATAGCTCAGGACTTCAGCCAACACATGCATCACCAGCACTGGTCCATGGATACAGTTCTTCAGGCACAATATACAACTATAGCTCAAGCAGCTACCCTTCTCAAACAGGATATGGTGGAATGCATCCTACACATCCTTCTGGTTACCTGCCTTCAGGCATTGCTGCACCTACTCCACTGCCACCACATACAACGTCGTCAAGACCTCCTGTGGTCTCTGGGTACACATACCAAAGTTCTAATTTAGCACCAATTTCTGTTACTCCTTTGAGCACAGAACCATCTGGTTCCTTAAAAAGGAAAGCATTTGATATGGCAACAGCAGAGGAAAGTGAAGGAAGATATAGAAAATACAGCTATGAGCAACCAAAGACTACCTCAGAGTCATCATTTCAGATGACAGACGGTGTTCCGAATGAATGCAGAGGAAATGGCTTTAGTAGGAATGGAGAAACTCAACAGGTGCCCTTTAAGCCAGGCAAGCGCTCAACAGAGGAAGATGTGGGAAAATATAGTGCTCAGCCAATAAAAGCAATGATCTCACCTACTTACAATGAAGAGTCAGCTCTGAGACCTCCAGAAGCATTTGGTAAGTTCACGCCACCTGTTGTTAACGGTGAGCGGAGAAATAGTGATCAAGGACATATGTTTGCACAAAGAATGCATATTTCAGGGATGAAACCACCAGTATTTCGTAGTTCATCTGAGGATCAGTTAAAAAATGTTGATCCTCTTATTCTAGAAATTGTCAATAATGAAATTGTGGACTGTGGCCCTCCAGTGCAGTGGACTGATATTGCTGGCCATGTATCAGTAAAGGCTGCAATTGAAGAAGAATTGGTATGGCCCATTTTAAGACCTGGTGCTTACACTGGGGCCAGTAGACCTccaaaaagtattttattatttGGTCCCTCGGGTTCAGGGAAAACTCTGTTAAGCAGGTGTATTGCAACCCAGCTAGGGTCCACATTGTTGAAGCTTAGCAGTGCCACACTCATCTCTAAGTGGAAGAACAAAAGTGAAAAGATTTTGCAGACTGTGTTTTTCATGGCAAGTTGTCATCAGCCAGCTGTGGTTTTCATTAGTGAAATTGATCTTTTACTGTCTGCTCACATCAGTGAGGATAACTCCCACCTGATTAACCTCAAGTCCCAACTGCTTTCCTTTTTGGATAACATATCTACCTCATCTGATGACAGCATCATCTTCATTGGTACATCTCAAAGGCCGGATGACATTGATGAAAGTGCTCACCACAGATTTGCCAGGCGATTTTACATTGCGCCCCCAGATAATCTTGCCAGAAGGCAAATCCTACACCACACTTTGGCCCAACAAAACTATTGCCTTAGTGAAAGGGAAATGGCCCTACTTGTCCAGCACACTGAGGGCTATTCAGGAAATGAGCTAATTCAACTATGCCAGCAAGCTGGAGCCAATCATCTTCATGGGATTTCAGGTCAACTACAACCAACATCATACAAAGACTTTGAGGGGGCATTCTGTAAACAACGAGCTGGTACCTCTCAAAAACAGTTAGACTTGTATGTGGAATGGAATAAAATGTATGGCTCAAGACACTAA